Proteins encoded within one genomic window of Methanolacinia paynteri:
- a CDS encoding DUF3344 domain-containing protein, producing the protein MKKHGKEFIGVLAVLFLAALIVMPAAADDYWVGLPPVTVIQDSVEGDFDVYMVDTWTSPDNIGNEYAEAEFEVPEAAAEDAVFARLYVVVYSGNMTADYTGNLTVEINDNTLTNLYPLDLHYVNTTGIVYDSNLPQGDFINLSRTTSDYLAVFDVVDYIDSEDITVEVTTTNESEKFDGRIKKVELAIAYENEEGYTTKYWVNEGQDPATYYDNGYVGQTWFNGVTYSGTLHNVTVWADPIASSYSKDGQYDWNGANITASKIPVVGITNQAGLDKWYLGSGDLLTNNYLSYQRSGSWYKLPLAFMKIRFS; encoded by the coding sequence ATGAAAAAGCATGGAAAAGAATTTATTGGAGTGTTAGCCGTCCTGTTTCTGGCAGCATTAATTGTGATGCCAGCCGCGGCTGACGACTATTGGGTAGGTCTTCCACCTGTAACTGTTATACAGGATTCGGTTGAGGGTGATTTTGACGTCTATATGGTAGACACTTGGACATCACCTGATAATATCGGAAATGAATATGCAGAAGCTGAATTTGAAGTTCCTGAGGCAGCTGCAGAAGATGCAGTTTTTGCACGACTTTATGTAGTTGTTTACAGCGGGAATATGACAGCTGATTATACAGGAAACCTCACTGTAGAGATTAATGATAATACTCTTACAAATCTCTATCCACTGGATCTTCACTATGTGAACACTACTGGAATAGTGTATGATTCAAATCTTCCACAGGGCGATTTCATTAATCTCTCACGTACAACCAGTGATTATCTTGCTGTTTTTGATGTAGTGGATTACATTGATAGCGAAGATATCACAGTAGAAGTAACAACGACCAATGAGAGCGAAAAGTTCGATGGTAGAATCAAGAAAGTAGAACTTGCCATCGCCTATGAGAACGAAGAAGGTTATACAACAAAATACTGGGTAAACGAGGGGCAGGATCCAGCAACATATTATGATAACGGTTACGTAGGTCAAACCTGGTTTAATGGTGTAACCTATAGCGGTACACTACATAATGTGACGGTATGGGCTGATCCAATTGCCTCAAGCTATTCGAAAGACGGTCAATACGACTGGAATGGAGCTAACATCACAGCTAGTAAGATACCAGTAGTAGGTATTACTAACCAGGCAGGGCTTGATAAGTGGTATCTCGGTTCGGGAGACTTGTTAACTAATAATTACCTATCTTATCAGAGATCGGGTAGCTGGTACAAATTACCACTTGCATTTATGAAGATTCGGTTTTCGTGA
- a CDS encoding PKD domain-containing protein, with translation MQIPFILNQGQQHESVKFYANTFYGMTYVTDKDLTYSIGLIRGNNTEMVVLKEQFIDNASNAISFAPVGEEEASVQISYFKGSDPSKWQSGLPVYNLVCLGEIYSNITVKARTHSGNVEKLFFVEPGGNPDEIKVRIKGSNSLSILENGSLSLGTVYGEVIMSAPKAYQNGDEIPVKYIIIDENTYGFIIENFDCSKPLLIDPSLDYSTFIGGSEREYGKGIFVDNNGNIYATGYTASSDFPITTGVYQSALGGNYDLYVLKLNSEDNILDYATYLGGTGNDYGYSLTVDDDGNAYITGNTASSDFPTTTGAYQTVYGGDDYDVFVSKLNSDGTALDFSTFLGGEKDYEYGYGISVDDDRNVYITGYTRSSDFPITADAYQIELSGTSDAFVSIFNPDGSNLVYSTYFGGSNYEYAYGIDLDNEGSLYVTGRTKSNNYPVTADAYQNSLSGSYDAFLFKMNIAERSLTYSTYLGGTGNDYGYGISVDDDDDAYITGYTKSPDFPVTVNANQDALGGGMDVFVSKLNLDSSSLDYSTYLGGSGDEEGSGIVLDGNGNACITGYTDSSDFPVTADAYQSVLGGDDDVFVLKLNSDGNSLDYSTYLGGSGTDQGSGISIDDAGSLYVTGYTADSGFPVISGAYQNVHGGGTYDAFILEIVDHPQVTFTISPQKGNAPLEIVCNGTTVDSSITGYMWVFGDDLSQVYSGQNITHTFSIPGNYDVRHAVVTADGTYWKNETGSITVGDPVTVNFTTSEVEGYAPLSVSFNDTSESTLEITGYEWIFSDDPSTVFTGQNATHVFESAGIYDINHSVMTADGTYWKNETGYITVGDPVTVNFTTSGVEGYAPLSVSFNDTSESTLEITGYKWIFSDDPNTVFSEQNVTHVFESAGIYDINHSVITADGTYWKNETGYILVESAEITANFTTDKTSGSAPLTIQFNDTSTGNVTEWAWDFEDDGIIDSDLQNPSFTYTSAGDYTVNLTLTGPTGSDTIVKKNLINVSLGIDLSVASVSDLTPGISNTVTATITNNGTDNAGAFKVNFTFNETTTIFEIDGIDAGDTTSVYVIDTLTTRKYGDIVPLNITIDTENSIVESNEANNEYNLSATVARGGTYYFGGRYYTGSDIETGNYTEGNISVIYSLGDSGYQTGGGWYSTTVTWTGSDLPIPEGATVKAARLYQSYTWNGEPGFTVYFNGNVVDPAAMYYDGNVDDLYMNGQGVYDVTPYFNTSGNTAQINAETALGGLYGTVLVVVYEDSNEPYRWIWLDEGCDTLYYNSMGAYPDMYTGYAIFDNLKTENIGEAKIITVLPSGGDNTQATVLFNNQSVPISGGDNSRDPAFKYYYVIDVLKNGTNELGVVQGDNYMNLALAILELTELSQSKADFTAGKTSGITPLTVQFTDTSTGTPATWEWDFGDGGNSTERNPSHTYTTEGSYTVTLNVSNSLGSDIETKTEYINVGSTSVAFETDVTSGQFPLTIQFTDQSVGSPTAWHWDFGDGENSTNQNPVHTYLSAGKYDVNLTVTGSDGTDSLVKEDYISVEAITGSSLPLTTEQSGTVSGDLYVGSFQPVPFANQASSGVSEREFVQSFKIPNFTSVEWARVYVNIYSGSGSANWPLIATTMLDGDGNGVYETTLGVENMDMDYHSANGKVYWLNNHTNRVYSDYEIEYDVTDLIASSSPKVHVKIENKTTSFDGRLKALTLIVAYNEENSDEEVLYWVNHGGDWIESGSSSTTFGTSGLTSGFTDATLSNLALSSKDGSYTFNSKSLDGANPVKPLDYYENHTWSVTDNITQGSDSIFSYNPQSGSSFKTTLATLTVKYSASSSAPSAAFTATPTSGKAPLTVQFTDNSVHSPASYEWDFDNDGNIDSTEENPSYVYTTAGTYSVNLTVKNENGEDSEVKSGYITVTSGGSTTGSDLSLTGSVVPVPNKVVFAWEPNTVYIENILNSGTEDLTNIKVSLYANDVSDTEPVNWTTINSLKAEEGTSLTFIDPTIRKTEENEGHPAIMYIAVVDPDDTIAEIDESNNRVNSTDKQVKYNGYKGKTYWTGASNITTRHTYELSGDMIYYTQPSSTYEGVGWKERTETWTAGNLLVPDDATVEEVLLFVSYNWDQTPSGLPNWTTIFNGYKLAITPGAPYTDKSNFGTYAEYTYGLYVVDVTDYFSRNGNTFTMTPQGENLNALYPSTLVVIYSDSSASMKQIFINEECDELGVSLEDYGTTEKESTAYAPFTGMDVNKSSALKATLYSFAGSAGSGEGKLYFNGALVASDWSGDIKSSTPLVADVKSRLENGENEAEIQGTESGGMCAYQQILVVDYGIVPEANFTASPVDGNIPFEVKFTDNSTAGATSYEWEFGDGGNSTEQNPTHEYIYPGTYSVRLSVSNENGTTSCLAERLINAAWPSIPSAGFSSDVNVGKSPLAVSFTDRSTNSPTSWLWEFGDGSSSTEQNLSHTYTATRLYTVNLTAYNSDGNSTITKPGYIEVVDIPELPGYNDIYVKTANTPEHDKQANGTYYIGTCGRDDGLSDLHISTSPDSPNGSKYMTDSRTGEFYVTYTGSHEFQDDIILMLAVNGTVPEDFAVDITASGNKWTPSDTGEKPESIASSSINRAFAKADFTYGLQDWKPAAGNTNYPMFPGEDMNETCNTFRVMFIDLKLGVLGSGYEGTENKGAIRVVYSFTNLTSFATFNVYGWNQNNSGQQAIIDTNSVSSGYSVYTTPVSGDGGIVPDFSADNTSGEIPLNVTFTDLTSVTPASWLWEFGDGANSTEENPSHTYTMPGVYSVNLTISNSKGTNNTLKVNYISVNNTAPPVADFISDETSGMEPLTVKFTDNSTGNITSWKWEFGDGGTSTEQNPSHTYNDAGDYSVRLTVKNSRGTDSILKRNYIGVAKLNGDPPAADFSLTPASGSAPLVVVFTDTSANSPTGWKWDFENDGIIDSTAQNPSYTYRSTGTYSVALTVSNKFGSDTVVKENAITISGVKNSTKTATVSNSGTLTENSDGSREYSINTSDAGVSGNDIVINSGNCVITIKSDKTPVENGGSYVSSNVTGIELRTDPVETTMDDVGDVSGSVNVSLNGIPGSASLEVILDEGDSGVGTAFQLAAGSSGLDVSKVAYTMNIVKTNLENGQDIKEARITMSVPVSWVDANGGISSIKIIRIAEDGTKEVLNTTYVGMSGGLMVFEGYSPNGLSLFGLAATQQKPTGSGSSGSDRIITSRGRLDYKNSENPSEVQSSEEGKVLADTRVPSDDGLVAVFISKGTLALDKSGNSIDEIVIEKSDEDSVPENDDSPVYEFMGRAYDFKPSGATFSPGIDIIFYLSSLGEYQAFDGKEPVIRYYNKAGKEWEDLKTTFDEDTMTVSATASHFSIYGLFAMSGTGLSGEQDASAGQTSNAATREGTAAPINSHTGTSSASSAILVLFTVGFVSIVSLGTYRFRKSRMEEEVFGEEK, from the coding sequence ATGCAGATTCCCTTTATTTTGAATCAGGGTCAGCAACATGAATCAGTGAAATTTTATGCCAACACTTTTTATGGTATGACTTATGTCACGGATAAGGATTTGACTTATTCGATTGGTCTGATTAGGGGTAATAATACCGAAATGGTTGTACTGAAAGAACAGTTCATCGATAATGCAAGTAATGCAATCTCTTTTGCTCCTGTAGGTGAAGAAGAAGCTTCAGTTCAGATCTCTTATTTTAAGGGCAGTGATCCTTCAAAGTGGCAATCTGGACTTCCGGTCTACAATCTTGTCTGTCTTGGTGAAATTTATTCTAACATAACAGTGAAAGCAAGGACTCATAGCGGAAACGTGGAAAAACTTTTTTTTGTTGAACCGGGTGGCAATCCTGATGAAATAAAGGTGAGAATCAAGGGATCGAATAGTCTTTCTATTCTTGAAAATGGGAGTCTCTCTCTCGGAACAGTTTATGGCGAAGTAATTATGTCAGCTCCGAAAGCTTATCAAAATGGAGATGAAATTCCTGTCAAATATATCATAATCGATGAAAATACTTATGGGTTCATTATTGAGAATTTTGATTGCAGTAAACCACTTTTAATCGATCCTTCGCTTGATTATAGCACCTTTATTGGAGGTAGTGAGAGGGAGTATGGAAAAGGAATTTTTGTAGATAACAACGGAAACATTTATGCAACGGGATATACTGCTTCTTCTGATTTCCCTATAACTACTGGTGTCTATCAGAGCGCATTGGGTGGAAATTATGATCTTTATGTTTTGAAGTTGAATTCAGAAGACAACATTCTTGATTATGCAACATATCTTGGGGGGACTGGGAATGATTATGGGTATAGCTTAACTGTTGATGATGACGGGAATGCCTATATCACAGGGAACACAGCATCTTCCGATTTTCCCACCACTACAGGTGCTTATCAGACTGTTTACGGTGGAGATGATTATGATGTCTTTGTTTCAAAGCTGAATTCAGATGGCACCGCACTTGATTTTTCTACTTTTTTGGGAGGGGAAAAAGATTATGAATATGGCTATGGTATATCCGTTGACGATGACAGGAATGTCTATATTACAGGATATACAAGATCATCAGATTTTCCAATCACCGCAGATGCATACCAGATCGAATTGTCAGGTACCTCTGATGCCTTTGTTTCAATTTTTAACCCGGATGGCAGTAACCTTGTTTATTCTACATATTTCGGAGGTAGTAACTATGAATATGCATATGGAATTGATTTAGATAACGAAGGCAGCTTATATGTAACAGGAAGAACGAAAAGCAATAATTATCCTGTTACCGCCGATGCTTACCAGAATTCATTGAGCGGTTCATATGATGCCTTTTTATTTAAGATGAATATAGCAGAAAGAAGCCTTACTTATTCTACTTATCTTGGGGGGACTGGGAATGATTATGGATATGGAATATCTGTTGATGATGATGATGATGCTTATATAACAGGGTATACGAAGTCTCCGGATTTTCCGGTCACGGTAAATGCCAACCAAGATGCTTTGGGCGGCGGGATGGATGTCTTTGTTTCAAAGCTGAATTTAGATAGTAGTAGCCTTGATTATTCGACCTACCTCGGAGGGTCTGGTGATGAAGAAGGGTCCGGCATCGTTTTGGACGGCAATGGAAACGCCTGTATCACAGGTTATACCGATTCTTCCGATTTTCCAGTTACCGCAGACGCCTACCAAAGTGTTTTGGGTGGTGATGATGACGTCTTTGTTTTAAAGCTGAATTCAGACGGCAACAGTCTTGATTATTCTACTTATCTTGGTGGATCTGGTACCGATCAGGGATCAGGTATTTCTATTGATGATGCTGGTTCTCTCTATGTTACCGGATATACAGCAGATTCCGGTTTTCCTGTAATATCAGGTGCTTACCAGAATGTACATGGTGGAGGAACGTATGATGCCTTTATTCTTGAAATTGTAGATCATCCTCAGGTCACTTTTACGATATCTCCACAGAAGGGTAATGCCCCTCTAGAGATAGTATGCAATGGAACCACAGTCGATTCTTCAATCACAGGGTACATGTGGGTCTTTGGCGACGATCTATCACAAGTATACTCCGGGCAGAATATTACACATACATTTTCGATTCCTGGTAATTATGATGTCCGCCATGCCGTCGTCACCGCTGATGGTACTTATTGGAAGAACGAGACTGGTTCTATTACCGTAGGAGATCCAGTAACCGTGAATTTTACGACTTCCGAAGTCGAAGGTTACGCCCCTCTAAGCGTTTCCTTCAACGACACTTCGGAATCAACCCTTGAAATTACAGGTTATGAATGGATCTTCAGCGATGATCCTAGTACGGTTTTTACTGGGCAGAATGCAACTCACGTCTTCGAATCTGCAGGTATCTATGATATCAACCACTCGGTTATGACCGCTGATGGTACTTATTGGAAGAACGAGACCGGATATATTACCGTAGGAGATCCAGTAACCGTGAATTTTACGACTTCCGGAGTCGAAGGTTACGCCCCTCTAAGCGTTTCCTTCAACGACACTTCGGAATCAACCCTTGAAATTACAGGTTATAAATGGATCTTCAGCGATGATCCCAACACTGTATTTAGCGAGCAAAATGTAACTCATGTCTTTGAATCTGCAGGTATCTATGATATCAACCACTCGGTTATCACCGCTGATGGTACGTACTGGAAAAATGAGACTGGCTACATTCTAGTCGAATCAGCTGAAATCACTGCAAATTTCACTACTGACAAGACCTCTGGTAGTGCACCTCTTACAATTCAGTTCAATGACACTTCTACAGGAAATGTAACGGAGTGGGCATGGGACTTCGAAGATGATGGAATTATCGACTCCGATCTTCAAAATCCCTCGTTTACATATACTTCTGCCGGGGATTATACTGTCAACCTTACTTTAACAGGACCCACTGGTTCAGATACCATTGTGAAAAAAAATCTTATCAATGTTTCTTTGGGCATAGATCTCAGTGTGGCTTCTGTCAGTGATCTTACACCAGGAATATCCAATACCGTCACTGCAACAATCACAAATAACGGGACAGATAATGCCGGTGCTTTCAAGGTGAATTTTACATTTAACGAAACTACGACCATATTTGAGATAGACGGGATCGATGCGGGAGATACCACATCTGTGTATGTCATTGATACGTTGACAACCCGTAAGTATGGCGATATCGTTCCATTAAATATAACCATAGATACAGAAAACAGCATTGTCGAGAGTAATGAGGCAAACAATGAGTACAATCTATCAGCAACAGTTGCTAGGGGTGGTACATATTACTTCGGTGGTCGGTATTATACAGGGTCCGACATTGAGACTGGTAATTACACTGAAGGAAATATTTCAGTTATTTATTCTCTTGGTGATTCGGGTTACCAGACGGGTGGTGGCTGGTACTCCACAACAGTCACATGGACAGGCAGTGATCTTCCTATACCTGAAGGTGCGACGGTAAAGGCAGCTCGTCTCTACCAGTCATATACCTGGAATGGAGAACCCGGATTCACAGTTTATTTTAATGGAAATGTGGTTGATCCTGCTGCAATGTACTATGACGGCAATGTCGACGATTTATATATGAATGGTCAGGGAGTGTATGATGTAACTCCTTACTTCAATACATCAGGCAACACAGCACAAATTAATGCTGAAACGGCTCTTGGAGGATTATATGGCACAGTACTTGTCGTTGTATACGAAGATTCGAATGAACCCTATAGGTGGATTTGGCTTGATGAGGGTTGTGATACTCTCTACTACAATTCAATGGGAGCATATCCTGATATGTATACAGGATATGCCATTTTCGACAATTTAAAGACAGAAAACATCGGGGAGGCAAAGATTATCACAGTCCTGCCTTCTGGCGGTGATAATACTCAGGCTACTGTTCTTTTCAATAACCAGAGTGTACCTATCTCAGGTGGAGACAACAGTAGAGATCCTGCATTCAAGTATTACTACGTTATCGATGTATTGAAGAATGGCACTAATGAGCTTGGGGTTGTTCAGGGAGACAATTATATGAACCTTGCATTAGCAATCCTTGAGTTAACTGAATTGTCCCAATCCAAAGCGGATTTTACTGCTGGTAAGACATCAGGGATTACCCCGCTGACAGTGCAGTTTACCGATACCTCAACCGGAACCCCTGCGACGTGGGAGTGGGACTTTGGCGACGGCGGGAATTCCACTGAGAGAAACCCGTCCCATACATACACCACAGAAGGCAGCTATACCGTAACACTCAATGTCTCGAACAGCTTGGGCAGTGACATCGAGACAAAGACAGAATATATCAATGTCGGCAGTACTTCGGTGGCATTCGAGACGGATGTAACTAGCGGCCAGTTCCCGCTTACCATTCAGTTTACCGATCAATCGGTCGGGTCGCCGACTGCCTGGCACTGGGACTTCGGTGACGGCGAGAATTCTACCAACCAGAATCCTGTGCACACCTACCTGAGCGCCGGAAAGTATGACGTAAATTTGACAGTGACAGGGTCTGATGGGACCGACTCGCTGGTAAAAGAAGATTATATCTCTGTTGAGGCTATCACCGGGTCATCTCTCCCACTGACAACCGAACAGAGCGGAACCGTGAGCGGCGATCTCTATGTCGGCAGTTTCCAGCCGGTACCTTTTGCTAATCAGGCGAGCAGCGGAGTCAGCGAAAGGGAATTTGTTCAGTCGTTCAAAATTCCTAATTTCACGAGTGTGGAATGGGCCAGGGTTTATGTCAACATATACTCAGGGTCAGGCTCGGCTAACTGGCCGCTCATTGCTACGACCATGTTGGACGGCGATGGCAACGGTGTGTATGAAACCACGCTCGGAGTTGAGAATATGGACATGGATTATCATTCGGCCAACGGCAAAGTCTACTGGCTCAACAATCACACGAACCGGGTTTATTCCGATTATGAAATAGAGTATGACGTTACTGACCTGATTGCGTCTTCCAGCCCGAAGGTTCATGTGAAGATCGAAAATAAAACAACTTCATTCGACGGCCGCCTGAAAGCCCTCACTCTTATCGTAGCGTACAACGAAGAAAACTCCGATGAAGAAGTTCTGTACTGGGTAAACCACGGGGGAGACTGGATAGAATCAGGCAGTTCGTCTACCACTTTTGGCACATCTGGCCTTACATCAGGGTTCACTGACGCAACACTGAGCAATTTGGCATTATCCAGCAAAGACGGGTCATATACATTCAACTCAAAATCACTGGATGGGGCGAATCCGGTAAAACCCCTCGATTATTACGAGAACCATACGTGGTCGGTGACAGATAATATTACACAGGGATCAGACAGTATATTCAGTTACAATCCACAGTCGGGATCATCATTCAAGACAACTCTTGCGACGCTCACGGTGAAATATTCTGCATCATCATCTGCCCCATCCGCGGCCTTCACGGCAACACCCACATCAGGCAAAGCTCCGCTGACCGTCCAGTTCACTGACAATTCGGTACATTCCCCGGCATCATATGAATGGGACTTCGACAATGACGGAAACATTGACAGCACAGAGGAAAACCCGTCGTATGTATATACAACCGCAGGAACGTACTCGGTCAACCTAACGGTTAAAAACGAGAACGGCGAAGACTCCGAGGTAAAGTCCGGTTATATCACCGTCACAAGCGGCGGCAGTACCACCGGAAGCGATCTTAGCTTAACAGGCAGCGTGGTGCCTGTACCGAACAAGGTTGTATTTGCATGGGAGCCGAACACCGTTTACATAGAGAACATCCTGAACAGCGGAACAGAAGACCTCACGAACATCAAGGTATCTCTCTATGCCAACGATGTATCCGATACGGAACCTGTAAACTGGACAACGATAAATTCCCTTAAAGCAGAAGAGGGAACATCCCTTACCTTCATAGATCCTACGATCCGCAAGACTGAGGAGAATGAGGGACATCCTGCTATCATGTACATTGCGGTAGTTGATCCTGATGATACCATAGCGGAGATCGACGAATCAAACAACAGGGTAAACAGCACTGACAAGCAGGTAAAATACAACGGCTACAAGGGCAAGACCTACTGGACCGGTGCCTCGAACATCACCACACGGCATACGTACGAACTCAGCGGTGATATGATCTATTACACCCAGCCTTCTTCGACCTATGAAGGGGTAGGCTGGAAGGAAAGGACCGAAACCTGGACCGCTGGGAATCTCCTGGTTCCTGACGACGCCACTGTCGAAGAAGTCCTGCTTTTCGTCTCGTATAACTGGGACCAGACACCGTCCGGATTGCCGAACTGGACAACGATCTTCAACGGCTACAAGCTGGCAATCACGCCGGGAGCGCCGTACACAGACAAGAGCAACTTCGGCACCTATGCGGAATATACGTACGGCCTGTATGTCGTCGATGTTACGGACTATTTCAGTCGCAACGGCAACACGTTTACCATGACGCCTCAGGGTGAAAATCTGAATGCCCTCTACCCGAGTACGCTTGTCGTGATCTACAGCGATTCGTCCGCCAGTATGAAACAGATATTCATCAATGAAGAGTGCGACGAACTAGGTGTATCCCTTGAAGATTATGGAACCACCGAGAAAGAATCGACTGCATACGCCCCCTTCACGGGAATGGATGTCAATAAAAGTTCCGCCCTGAAAGCGACACTGTACAGCTTTGCCGGTAGTGCAGGATCGGGAGAAGGGAAACTGTACTTCAACGGAGCTCTTGTTGCATCGGACTGGTCCGGCGATATCAAATCTAGCACACCGCTCGTAGCCGATGTGAAGAGCCGTCTTGAAAACGGTGAAAATGAAGCGGAAATACAGGGGACGGAAAGCGGTGGAATGTGTGCATACCAGCAGATCCTCGTCGTTGATTATGGCATCGTCCCGGAGGCGAACTTCACGGCATCTCCCGTGGACGGAAACATCCCTTTTGAGGTGAAATTTACCGACAACTCGACAGCAGGTGCCACAAGCTATGAATGGGAATTCGGCGACGGGGGCAACTCCACCGAGCAGAACCCTACCCATGAATACATCTACCCGGGAACATACTCGGTCCGTCTTAGCGTATCCAATGAAAACGGAACGACTTCATGTCTTGCCGAAAGACTGATCAACGCCGCATGGCCAAGCATTCCCTCGGCAGGCTTCAGCTCGGATGTCAACGTAGGAAAATCGCCGCTCGCGGTCAGCTTCACCGACAGATCGACAAACTCGCCGACTTCCTGGCTGTGGGAGTTCGGTGACGGCAGCAGTTCCACTGAGCAGAACCTGTCTCACACCTATACTGCCACCCGCCTCTATACCGTCAACTTAACGGCCTACAATTCAGACGGCAACAGCACCATAACAAAGCCAGGGTATATAGAGGTCGTCGATATTCCGGAACTTCCCGGTTACAACGACATCTACGTAAAGACGGCAAACACCCCTGAACATGACAAACAGGCGAACGGGACATATTATATCGGAACGTGCGGCAGGGACGACGGCCTGTCGGACCTCCACATATCGACCAGCCCTGACTCTCCGAACGGCAGCAAATACATGACAGACAGCCGGACGGGAGAATTCTATGTAACATATACGGGCAGTCACGAGTTCCAGGACGACATCATACTGATGCTGGCCGTCAACGGAACCGTCCCCGAAGATTTCGCCGTGGATATAACTGCATCCGGCAATAAGTGGACGCCGTCGGATACGGGAGAAAAGCCCGAAAGTATCGCGTCATCATCCATAAACAGGGCCTTTGCAAAGGCCGACTTCACTTACGGTCTCCAGGACTGGAAGCCTGCAGCCGGCAACACGAACTATCCCATGTTCCCGGGAGAGGATATGAACGAAACCTGCAACACGTTCAGGGTAATGTTCATAGATCTCAAATTGGGAGTACTCGGTTCAGGTTATGAAGGAACCGAGAACAAAGGCGCAATAAGAGTTGTTTATTCGTTCACAAACCTGACGTCATTCGCAACCTTCAATGTCTACGGCTGGAACCAGAACAACTCCGGGCAGCAGGCGATCATCGATACCAACAGCGTTTCGAGCGGCTATTCGGTCTATACTACCCCTGTTTCGGGAGACGGCGGGATCGTTCCGGACTTTAGTGCCGACAACACCTCGGGAGAGATTCCGCTCAATGTCACGTTCACGGACCTGACCTCAGTAACCCCGGCATCGTGGCTGTGGGAATTCGGCGACGGTGCCAACTCTACGGAAGAGAATCCGTCCCACACCTACACCATGCCAGGTGTCTACTCTGTAAACCTGACGATATCGAATTCGAAGGGCACGAACAACACGCTGAAGGTGAATTACATCAGCGTTAATAACACAGCACCCCCGGTTGCCGACTTCATATCTGACGAAACCTCCGGCATGGAGCCCCTTACGGTAAAATTCACGGATAATTCTACAGGAAATATTACAAGCTGGAAATGGGAGTTCGGCGACGGCGGAACTTCCACCGAGCAGAACCCTTCCCACACGTATAATGACGCAGGAGATTATTCGGTCAGGCTTACCGTCAAGAACAGCCGGGGAACCGACAGCATCCTGAAAAGGAACTATATCGGGGTCGCGAAATTGAACGGAGATCCCCCGGCTGCCGACTTCAGTTTAACCCCGGCGTCAGGCTCTGCTCCACTCGTAGTCGTATTTACGGACACGTCTGCAAATTCCCCGACAGGCTGGAAATGGGACTTTGAAAACGATGGAATAATAGACAGCACTGCCCAAAATCCGTCATATACCTACAGGAGTACCGGAACCTACTCGGTAGCTCTTACGGTATCGAACAAATTCGGCAGCGACACGGTTGTAAAAGAGAATGCGATAACCATCAGCGGGGTTAAAAACTCCACCAAGACGGCAACCGTCAGCAATTCAGGCACATTGACCGAGAACAGTGACGGCAGCAGGGAATACTCCATAAATACATCCGATGCAGGAGTCAGCGGGAACGATATCGTAATCAACAGCGGCAACTGTGTCATAACAATAAAATCGGATAAAACTCCTGTAGAAAACGGAGGCAGCTACGTTTCGTCCAACGTCACGGGAATCGAGCTCAGGACTGACCCTGTAGAAACCACGATGGACGACGTCGGGGATGTCAGCGGATCGGTGAATGTTTCGCTTAACGGTATCCCGGGTTCGGCTTCCCTTGAAGTCATCCTCGACGAGGGCGATTCGGGAGTCGGTACGGCATTCCAGCTTGCAGCAGGCTCGAGCGGTCTCGACGTAAGCAAAGTGGCATATACGATGAATATCGTGAAGACCAACCTTGAAAACGGCCAGGACATCAAAGAAGCTAGGATTACGATGTCTGTCCCGGTCTCCTGGGTGGACGCGAACGGCGGGATCTCTTCAATAAAGATCATCCGTATAGCTGAGGACGGTACGAAAGAGGTCCTTAACACGACTTATGTCGGGATGAGCGGCGGCCTGATGGTCTTCGAGGGATATTCGCCGAACGGCCTGTCATTGTTCGGTCTTGCGGCCACACAGCAGAAACCGACAGGATCAGGCTCTTCGGGATCTGACAGGATAATAACCTCACGCGGAAGACTGGACTACAAGAACTCCGAAAACCCCTCGGAAGTGCAGTCCTCGGAAGAAGGCAAAGTACTTGCAGATACGAGGGTTCCCTCGGACGACGGTCTCGTGGCGGTATTCATTTCCAAGGGCACGCTGGCACTGGACAAAAGCGGCAACTCCATAGACGAGATTGTCATTGAGAAGAGCGATGAAGATTCCGTGCCTGAAAACGACGATTCGCCGGTGTATGAATTCATGGGCAGGGCCTATGATTTCAAGCCTTCCGGGGCCACATTCTCGCCCGGGATCGATATAATATTCTACCTGAGTTCACTTGGCGAATACCAGGCATTTGACGGGAAGGAGCCGGTGATAAGGTACTACAACAAGGCCGGGAAGGAATGGGAGGATCTCAAGACTACATTCGACGAGGATACTATGACGGTCAGTGCCACGGCGAGCCATTTCTCCATCTACGGGCTCTTCGCAATGAGCGGAACCGGGTTATCCGGGGAGCAGGACGCATCAGCAGGGCAGACTTCAAACGCTGCAACCCGGGAAGGCACGGCTGCACCAATAAACAGCCATACCGGTACATCTTCGGCAAGCAGTGCAATTCTCGTCCTCTTTACAGTAGGATTCGTCAGTATTGTCAGTCTGGGGACCTACAGGTTCAGGAAGAGCCGTATGGAAGAGGAGGTCTTCGGGGAGGAAAAATGA